The Pseudomonas extremaustralis genome contains a region encoding:
- a CDS encoding aromatic ring-hydroxylating dioxygenase subunit alpha, whose translation MDNNKHIPLRTIESTPALGNLDRICDMEEGRLSGKVFWDPAIYEQELEKIFARCWLFVAHESQLPKSGDYLTTSMGEDEVLVVRQKDASIKVFLNACPHRGNKVCFAEAGNARGFICNYHGWSFGADGGRLMGMHESKCYEESQFDKSKHGLREARVASYKGLVFATFASDAPTLEEYLGPMTWYMDVMLDMDEGGSEFLGGCIRSTIECNWKIAAENFVGDILHGGWTHDSAAKAMLGGPVANVGALPESYSVNWNGHGYEFATDVVGNAATLGEKDINKYLHVLRPKVADRLGEFRSRLIGAISSFTVFPNFSFLPGQNTVRIWQPRGPHKIELFTWVIVNKNAPQEIKDKWRRGAMMTFSPTGVFEMDDGENWEYCTKSSRGVVTRYQDLYVGLGMHTRLEDSELPGNVFKGQLNECNARAFYQRWKDLLQAPTWADVPDRNGTLR comes from the coding sequence ATGGATAACAACAAACACATACCGCTCAGAACCATTGAAAGCACGCCCGCCCTGGGCAACCTCGACCGCATCTGCGACATGGAAGAAGGGCGCCTCTCCGGCAAAGTCTTCTGGGACCCGGCGATCTACGAGCAGGAGTTGGAGAAAATCTTCGCGCGCTGCTGGCTGTTCGTCGCCCACGAGTCCCAGTTGCCCAAGTCCGGCGACTACCTGACCACCTCGATGGGTGAAGACGAAGTGCTGGTGGTGCGCCAGAAGGACGCCTCGATCAAGGTCTTCCTCAATGCCTGCCCTCATCGCGGCAACAAGGTGTGCTTTGCCGAGGCCGGCAACGCCCGTGGTTTTATCTGCAACTACCATGGCTGGTCGTTCGGCGCCGATGGCGGGCGGCTGATGGGCATGCACGAGTCCAAATGCTACGAAGAAAGCCAGTTCGACAAGTCCAAGCATGGCCTGCGCGAAGCCCGTGTCGCCAGCTACAAAGGCCTGGTCTTCGCCACGTTCGCCAGTGATGCACCGACCCTGGAGGAGTACCTCGGGCCCATGACCTGGTACATGGACGTGATGCTCGACATGGACGAAGGCGGCAGCGAGTTCCTTGGCGGCTGCATCCGTTCCACCATCGAGTGCAACTGGAAAATCGCCGCCGAGAACTTCGTCGGCGACATCCTCCACGGCGGCTGGACCCACGATTCGGCGGCCAAGGCCATGCTCGGCGGGCCGGTGGCGAACGTCGGCGCGTTGCCCGAGTCGTACTCGGTGAACTGGAACGGCCACGGCTACGAGTTCGCCACCGACGTGGTCGGCAACGCCGCGACCCTGGGCGAGAAAGACATCAACAAATACCTGCACGTGCTGCGCCCGAAGGTGGCGGACCGTCTCGGCGAATTCCGCTCGCGACTGATCGGGGCGATTTCCTCGTTCACCGTGTTCCCCAACTTTTCCTTTCTGCCGGGGCAGAACACCGTGCGCATCTGGCAGCCGCGCGGGCCGCACAAAATCGAGCTGTTCACCTGGGTGATCGTCAACAAGAACGCCCCGCAGGAGATCAAGGACAAATGGCGGCGCGGCGCGATGATGACGTTCTCGCCCACCGGGGTGTTCGAGATGGACGACGGCGAGAACTGGGAATACTGCACCAAGAGCAGCCGTGGCGTGGTCACGCGTTATCAGGACCTGTACGTCGGCCTGGGCATGCACACCCGCCTGGAAGACAGCGAGTTGCCCGGCAATGTGTTCAAGGGCCAGCTCAACGAATGTAATGCGCGGGCGTTCTATCAGCGCTGGAAGGACCTGCTGCAGGCACCGACCTGGGCCGATGTTCCAGACCGCAATGGCACGCTGCGCTGA
- a CDS encoding non-heme iron oxygenase ferredoxin subunit encodes MSRVLLCQRDELAPGELKKVTHSEGDAICVYNLGGTFYATTDMCTHATASLAEGDLEDDLITCPVHWGQFHVPSGKAVTFPCERHLRTYKVIVTDREVFADVALEADEALAAANSPV; translated from the coding sequence ATGAGCCGCGTATTACTTTGCCAACGTGATGAGCTGGCGCCGGGGGAACTGAAGAAAGTCACCCACAGCGAGGGCGACGCCATCTGCGTCTACAACCTGGGCGGCACTTTCTACGCCACCACCGACATGTGCACCCACGCCACCGCGTCGCTGGCCGAGGGCGACCTGGAAGACGACCTGATCACCTGCCCGGTGCACTGGGGCCAGTTCCACGTGCCCAGCGGCAAGGCGGTGACGTTTCCCTGCGAGCGCCACTTGCGCACCTACAAGGTCATCGTCACCGACCGCGAGGTGTTCGCCGACGTCGCCCTGGAGGCCGACGAGGCGCTGGCCGCCGCCAACAGCCCGGTGTGA